Proteins encoded together in one Schumannella luteola window:
- the hpt gene encoding hypoxanthine phosphoribosyltransferase, which yields METSDVANDLADILVTEEEIHAKLAELSRQIEADYADREILLVGVLRGAVMVMADLARELRAHVEMDWMAVSSYGSGTKSSGVVRILKDLDSDLTGRHVLIVEDIIDSGLTLSWLLENLRSRGAASVEICALLRKPDAAKVEVPVKYIGFDIPNDFVVGYGLDYAEKYRNLRAVAVLAPHVYS from the coding sequence ATGGAGACCTCCGACGTCGCGAACGATCTGGCCGACATCCTCGTCACCGAGGAGGAGATCCACGCCAAGCTGGCCGAGCTGAGCCGGCAGATCGAGGCCGACTACGCGGACCGCGAGATCCTTCTCGTCGGCGTGCTGCGCGGCGCAGTCATGGTCATGGCCGACCTCGCACGCGAGCTGCGCGCCCACGTCGAGATGGACTGGATGGCCGTCTCCTCCTACGGCTCGGGCACCAAGTCGAGCGGCGTCGTGCGCATCCTCAAAGACCTCGACAGCGACCTGACCGGCCGCCACGTGCTCATCGTCGAGGACATCATCGACTCGGGCCTCACGCTCTCCTGGCTGCTCGAGAACCTGCGCAGCCGCGGCGCCGCGAGCGTCGAGATCTGCGCGCTGCTGCGCAAGCCCGACGCGGCCAAGGTCGAGGTGCCGGTCAAGTACATCGGCTTCGACATCCCCAACGACTTCGTCGTCGGCTACGGCCTCGACTACGCCGAGAAGTACCGCAACCTGCGCGCTGTCGCGGTGCTCGCACCGCACGTCTACAGCTGA
- the tilS gene encoding tRNA lysidine(34) synthetase TilS — protein MPDRPRLTPAIADTRRAVRESFAGLPADALVLVALSGGPDSLALAAATAFEAPRAGLRGGAVVIDHGLQEGSATIAAGAAETARALGLHPVEVVAVEVAARGDAAHEGPEAAARDARYAALVATARATGAAAVLLGHTLDDQAETVLLGLARGSGATSIRGMAAVSGPAVGGSGLYRRPLLGLRRASTLAACADAGLDPWTDPHNVDPAYARVRVRQSVLPVLETELGPGVAEALARTAAQAAEDADALDAMAEEVAEDVVELEEAGVSLSVSALAANPAALRQRLIRLVANSEFHVALSRTQTLEVARLVTDWHGQGPIDLPGFTAERRGGRLHLISTRAGELTGQKPPHDH, from the coding sequence GTGCCCGATCGACCCCGGCTGACCCCCGCCATCGCCGACACCCGGCGGGCGGTGCGCGAGTCGTTCGCGGGACTGCCGGCCGACGCGCTCGTGCTCGTCGCGCTGAGCGGCGGACCGGATTCCCTCGCGCTCGCCGCCGCGACCGCCTTCGAGGCGCCCCGCGCGGGACTCCGCGGCGGCGCCGTCGTCATCGACCACGGGCTGCAGGAGGGATCCGCGACGATCGCCGCCGGGGCAGCCGAGACCGCGCGCGCGCTCGGCCTGCATCCCGTCGAGGTCGTGGCCGTCGAGGTCGCAGCGCGCGGCGACGCCGCACACGAGGGGCCGGAGGCGGCCGCCCGCGACGCCCGCTACGCCGCCCTCGTCGCGACGGCGCGCGCGACCGGCGCCGCCGCCGTGCTGCTCGGGCACACCCTCGACGACCAGGCCGAGACCGTGCTGCTCGGGCTCGCGCGCGGGTCGGGGGCGACGAGCATCCGCGGGATGGCCGCCGTGAGCGGACCCGCCGTCGGCGGATCCGGGCTCTATCGTCGGCCGCTGCTGGGGCTGCGCCGCGCATCCACCCTCGCCGCCTGCGCCGACGCCGGGCTCGACCCGTGGACCGACCCGCACAACGTCGATCCGGCGTACGCCCGGGTGCGGGTGCGGCAGAGCGTGCTGCCCGTGCTCGAGACCGAGCTCGGTCCGGGTGTCGCCGAGGCCCTCGCCCGCACCGCCGCCCAGGCCGCCGAAGACGCGGATGCGCTCGACGCGATGGCCGAGGAGGTCGCCGAAGACGTCGTCGAGCTCGAGGAGGCCGGGGTCTCGCTCAGCGTGAGCGCGCTCGCGGCGAACCCGGCGGCGCTGCGGCAGCGGCTCATCCGGCTCGTCGCGAACTCGGAGTTCCACGTCGCGCTGAGTCGCACGCAGACGCTCGAGGTCGCCCGCCTCGTGACCGACTGGCATGGCCAGGGGCCGATCGACCTGCCCGGATTCACCGCCGAGCGGCGCGGCGGGCGCCTCCACCTCATCTCGACGCGCGCCGGCGAGCTGACCGGTCAGAAGCCCCCGCACGACCACTGA
- the ppa gene encoding inorganic diphosphatase: MAAYDAVIEIPKGSRNKYEVDHETGRVFLDRVLFTGFVYPTDYGFFENTLGLDGDPVDVLVLLDYPLFPGVGVKVRPVGVFNMTDDGGSDAKVIAVPAKDPRWSHIQDVNDIPEYTRKEIEHFFEHYKDLEPGKWVKTEGWGDTAEAEKIIEAGIAAYVPGSH; encoded by the coding sequence ATGGCCGCTTACGACGCCGTCATCGAGATCCCCAAGGGCAGCCGCAACAAGTACGAGGTCGACCACGAGACCGGTCGCGTGTTCCTCGACCGCGTGCTCTTCACGGGCTTCGTCTACCCCACCGACTACGGCTTCTTCGAGAACACCCTCGGCCTCGACGGCGACCCCGTCGACGTGCTCGTGCTGCTCGACTACCCGCTGTTCCCGGGCGTCGGCGTGAAGGTGCGCCCCGTCGGCGTCTTCAACATGACGGATGACGGCGGCAGCGACGCCAAGGTCATCGCCGTGCCCGCGAAGGACCCGCGCTGGTCGCACATCCAGGACGTGAACGACATCCCGGAGTACACCCGCAAGGAGATCGAGCACTTCTTCGAGCACTACAAGGACCTCGAGCCCGGCAAGTGGGTCAAGACCGAGGGCTGGGGCGACACCGCCGAGGCGGAGAAGATCATCGAGGCCGGCATCGCCGCCTACGTGCCCGGCTCGCACTGA
- a CDS encoding C40 family peptidase, protein MNERRRLWGAAAALVVVALIVGLETPGVANADPSYPTWDDVKRAQGNEAAKKAEIDKIQKLVTGLESQTADLGKKASVAAENVLQAQAALDAAQRKEDTLTAQAKKAAETADASGLRAKRLLAQMARQGGGDLTLALLQGDAEDTDKALYKLGIMTRLSDSSRGVFEQAEYDRKNAASLSDDAAAAKKARDAKKKAAQTTLDAAKQAQASVQAQLAAQDQTASTLNSQLASLKNTTADVEKEYQAGLAWERAQEAAKTPPPPPPSGNTGSPSNPPVTPTTPVPPPVAGVVDTAIAYAKAQIGEPYVLGGAGPSTWDCSGLTMMSYSASGVSIGGHGSNLQYNYLAAKGRLVTLANMQAGDLLFYSDGGAVGGSKYHVTMYIGGGQMIEAAYPGTTVRIKAVRYGDLVPYAGRPTG, encoded by the coding sequence ATGAATGAACGCAGACGCCTGTGGGGGGCGGCAGCTGCTCTCGTCGTCGTCGCCCTGATCGTCGGGCTCGAGACACCGGGGGTCGCCAACGCCGACCCCAGCTATCCCACCTGGGATGACGTGAAGCGCGCCCAGGGGAACGAGGCGGCCAAGAAGGCCGAGATCGACAAGATCCAGAAGCTCGTCACCGGGCTCGAGAGCCAGACCGCCGATCTCGGCAAGAAGGCCTCGGTCGCGGCCGAGAACGTGCTGCAGGCGCAGGCGGCGCTCGACGCGGCGCAGCGCAAGGAGGACACGCTCACCGCGCAGGCGAAGAAGGCGGCCGAGACGGCCGACGCCTCGGGCCTGCGCGCCAAGCGCCTGCTGGCGCAGATGGCGCGCCAGGGCGGTGGCGACCTGACCCTCGCCCTGCTGCAGGGCGACGCGGAGGACACCGACAAGGCGCTCTACAAGCTCGGCATCATGACCCGTCTCTCCGACTCCTCGCGCGGGGTGTTCGAGCAGGCCGAGTACGACCGCAAGAACGCGGCTTCGCTGAGCGACGACGCGGCCGCGGCGAAGAAGGCGCGCGACGCCAAGAAGAAGGCGGCGCAGACCACCCTCGACGCCGCCAAGCAGGCGCAGGCCTCGGTGCAGGCGCAGCTCGCCGCGCAGGACCAGACGGCATCCACTCTCAACTCGCAGCTCGCGTCGCTGAAGAACACGACGGCGGATGTCGAGAAGGAGTACCAGGCGGGTCTCGCCTGGGAGCGCGCGCAGGAGGCCGCGAAGACTCCGCCGCCCCCGCCGCCCTCGGGCAACACCGGCTCGCCCTCGAACCCGCCGGTCACCCCGACGACGCCGGTTCCGCCGCCCGTCGCGGGCGTGGTCGACACGGCGATCGCCTACGCGAAGGCGCAGATCGGCGAGCCCTACGTGCTCGGCGGCGCCGGACCCAGCACCTGGGACTGCTCGGGGCTCACGATGATGTCGTACTCGGCGTCCGGCGTCTCGATCGGCGGCCACGGCTCGAACCTGCAGTACAACTACCTCGCCGCGAAGGGGCGTCTCGTGACGCTCGCGAACATGCAGGCCGGTGACCTGCTCTTCTACTCCGACGGCGGCGCCGTGGGCGGATCGAAGTACCACGTGACGATGTACATCGGCGGCGGCCAGATGATCGAGGCGGCCTACCCGGGCACCACGGTGCGCATCAAGGCCGTGCGCTACGGCGACCTGGTGCCGTACGCGGGGCGTCCGACCGGCTGA
- a CDS encoding M23 family metallopeptidase, translated as MHDKTGQGMTVSWRGRALRGLAVVTALAVLPVIAITAPAAPAYAASYPSWQDVQSAVANVNAAQNLANQVAAQIAALTAEVARTQQVSQEKGEAYGKAQDAYDEQVLKTQKLQDQANAAKSEADKAKGVADRLIAELAKPGGGNLTTSLIAKPGKASDLLKKWGTMSKLTESSKSIFDRASQLQGTAQALTDQAGEAQKELDTRKQAAEAAFKEAQDAAVAAGAALDAENAHKTQLEAQLVVLKEQRAATEADYQKGLAAQYGAGAAGEVGPNGYARPAAGPITSSYGKRYHPIYHVWKLHSGTDIGAGCGAPIYATHAGTVTYSGWFSDLGNYITIDHGDGTSSGYGHIVNGGLLVRVGQQVAPGQQIARVGSTGGSTGCHLHFMIRINGNLTDPVPFMRSQGSPIG; from the coding sequence ATGCACGACAAGACCGGTCAGGGGATGACCGTGAGCTGGCGGGGACGCGCACTGCGCGGCCTCGCTGTCGTGACCGCACTGGCCGTGCTGCCGGTCATCGCCATCACGGCGCCGGCCGCACCGGCCTACGCCGCGAGCTATCCGAGCTGGCAGGACGTGCAGAGCGCCGTCGCCAACGTGAACGCCGCGCAGAACCTCGCCAACCAGGTCGCCGCGCAGATCGCCGCCCTCACCGCCGAGGTCGCGCGCACGCAGCAGGTCTCGCAGGAGAAGGGCGAGGCCTACGGCAAGGCGCAGGACGCCTACGACGAGCAGGTGCTCAAGACCCAGAAGCTGCAGGATCAGGCGAATGCCGCCAAATCCGAGGCGGACAAGGCCAAGGGCGTCGCCGACCGTCTCATCGCCGAGCTCGCCAAGCCGGGCGGCGGCAACCTCACCACCAGCCTGATCGCGAAGCCGGGCAAGGCATCCGACCTGCTGAAGAAGTGGGGCACGATGTCGAAGCTGACGGAGAGCTCGAAGAGCATCTTCGACCGCGCATCGCAGCTGCAGGGCACCGCGCAGGCGCTGACCGACCAGGCCGGCGAGGCGCAGAAGGAGCTCGACACCCGCAAGCAGGCCGCCGAGGCCGCCTTCAAGGAGGCGCAGGATGCGGCCGTCGCGGCCGGCGCCGCCCTCGACGCCGAGAACGCGCACAAGACGCAGCTCGAGGCCCAGCTCGTCGTGCTCAAGGAGCAGCGCGCCGCCACCGAGGCCGACTACCAGAAGGGTCTCGCCGCGCAGTACGGCGCCGGCGCCGCCGGTGAGGTCGGTCCCAACGGCTACGCGCGCCCCGCCGCCGGCCCGATCACCTCGAGCTATGGCAAGCGCTACCACCCGATCTACCACGTCTGGAAGCTGCACAGCGGCACCGACATCGGCGCCGGCTGCGGCGCCCCGATCTACGCCACCCACGCCGGCACCGTCACCTACTCCGGCTGGTTCAGCGACCTCGGCAACTACATCACCATCGACCACGGCGACGGCACGTCGAGCGGCTACGGCCACATCGTCAACGGCGGTCTGCTCGTGCGCGTCGGCCAGCAGGTCGCCCCGGGTCAGCAGATCGCCCGCGTCGGCAGCACCGGCGGATCGACCGGCTGCCACCTGCACTTCATGATCCGCATCAATGGAAACCTCACCGACCCCGTGCCTTTCATGCGCTCGCAGGGAAGCCCGATCGGCTGA
- a CDS encoding tyrosine-type recombinase/integrase: MGSIAAYETSAGRRYRVRYRTPDRRQTDKRGFRTKRDAEDFLATVEVSKIRGEWVDPTRARITIAEWAPQWYAAQLQLKATTLSGYRLSLDRHVVPRWGNYRLADVGHADVQSWVTELSQTLAASTVRQIFLVMSGLMKYAIRDGRMNRNPCDGVRLPRAKAKARGYLTHEQVGALARACGPEYGDIVLFLAYTGLRWGEMAALKVGRLDMLRRRMEVAEGVTAPRGELVWSTPKSHASRSVPFPAFLTSAIAARCVGRRRDELVFVGPDGGVLRSNNFRRRQFADAVTACKESDADFPSLTLHDLRHTAASLAISAGANVKAVQRMLGHASAAMTLDVYADLFDDDLDSVAMALDSRAAAAGVTAVL, encoded by the coding sequence ATGGGGTCAATCGCCGCGTACGAGACGTCAGCCGGCCGTCGCTACCGGGTTCGCTACCGGACGCCCGACCGGCGGCAGACGGACAAGCGCGGGTTCCGCACCAAGCGCGACGCCGAGGACTTCCTTGCGACGGTCGAGGTCTCCAAGATCCGCGGCGAGTGGGTCGACCCGACGCGGGCGCGCATCACGATCGCTGAGTGGGCGCCTCAGTGGTACGCGGCGCAGCTGCAGCTGAAAGCGACGACGCTCTCCGGCTACAGGCTCTCGCTCGACCGCCACGTCGTGCCGCGGTGGGGCAACTACCGGCTCGCCGACGTCGGCCACGCCGACGTGCAGTCGTGGGTCACCGAGCTGTCGCAGACTCTCGCGGCATCGACTGTGCGCCAGATCTTCCTCGTGATGTCCGGGCTCATGAAGTACGCGATCCGCGACGGCCGGATGAACCGCAACCCCTGCGACGGAGTGCGGCTGCCCCGTGCGAAGGCCAAGGCTCGCGGCTACCTCACTCATGAGCAGGTCGGAGCGCTCGCTCGAGCCTGCGGGCCGGAGTACGGCGACATCGTGCTGTTCCTCGCCTACACGGGCCTCAGATGGGGCGAGATGGCCGCGCTGAAGGTCGGGCGGCTGGACATGCTGCGGAGGCGCATGGAGGTCGCCGAGGGCGTCACAGCGCCGCGCGGCGAGCTCGTCTGGAGCACGCCCAAGTCGCATGCGAGCCGATCGGTGCCGTTCCCGGCGTTTCTGACGTCGGCGATCGCGGCACGCTGCGTCGGACGGCGACGCGATGAGCTCGTGTTCGTCGGGCCCGACGGGGGAGTGCTCCGCAGCAACAACTTCCGCCGTCGTCAGTTCGCGGATGCGGTCACCGCCTGCAAAGAGTCCGACGCCGATTTCCCGAGCCTGACGCTGCACGACCTGCGCCACACGGCCGCGAGCCTCGCGATCTCCGCCGGCGCGAACGTGAAGGCGGTGCAGCGGATGCTCGGCCACGCCAGCGCCGCGATGACGCTCGACGTCTACGCCGACCTGTTCGACGACGATCTCGACTCGGTCGCGATGGCGCTCGATTCCCGAGCTGCGGCAGCCGGCGTCACCGCCGTGCTCTGA
- a CDS encoding GNAT family N-acetyltransferase translates to MVESDWDAVHEIYRAGISTGNATFESEPPTWQQFDASRRRELRLVATDESGGVVGWAAVSSVSARSVYAGVVEHSVYVHPDRAARGIGRALIDQLVAQAPDAGVWTIQSSIFPENTASIRLHANAGFRTVGSRERIALMTYGPHEGQWRDTILIEWRARADH, encoded by the coding sequence ATGGTCGAGAGCGACTGGGACGCCGTCCACGAGATCTATCGTGCGGGCATCTCCACCGGCAACGCGACCTTCGAGTCCGAGCCGCCCACCTGGCAACAGTTCGACGCCTCGCGTCGGAGGGAGCTCAGGCTCGTCGCCACCGACGAGAGTGGCGGCGTCGTCGGCTGGGCGGCGGTGTCGAGCGTCTCGGCCAGGTCGGTCTACGCCGGCGTCGTCGAGCACTCCGTCTACGTGCACCCCGACCGCGCGGCCCGGGGCATCGGCCGTGCTCTCATCGACCAACTCGTCGCGCAGGCGCCGGATGCGGGGGTCTGGACGATCCAGTCGAGCATCTTCCCCGAGAACACCGCCAGCATCCGACTCCACGCGAACGCCGGATTCCGAACTGTCGGATCGCGGGAACGCATCGCGCTCATGACCTACGGCCCGCACGAGGGGCAGTGGCGCGACACGATCCTCATCGAATGGCGCGCTCGAGCCGACCACTGA
- a CDS encoding FAD-dependent oxidoreductase, producing the protein MTSTADASAAAIADHRETSLPVVIIGAGPVGLAAAAQLLERGIEPLVLEQGDRAGAAISEWGHIRLFSPWRHVTDAASVRLLEAQGWTPQHPDALPTGHELVKHYLAPLAATPQLESRIRYGVTVENVARDGMDRTRTAGRDSTPFLVRFDSSGDEDEIRARAVIDASGTFSTPNPVTTSGLAARHGAEVADRVTHGLPDVLGRDRAQFAGRRVAVVGAGHSAANTLIALRRLAEQEPGTTITWAIRSANPHRVFGSDDDQLPGRASLGAATRSLVDDGAVSLIDQFLIDDVEPRDDAVALVGTRAGRPIAVDADVIVVATGFRPDLDGLREIRLRLDDVVEAPEKLAPLIDPNEHSCGSVPPHGVDELSHPEKGFWLAGMKSYGRAPTFLLLTGYEQVRSIADELAGRHDEARRIELVLPETGVCSTDLAASSCCVVSAVSERAAGPGLTLTAKPASCC; encoded by the coding sequence ATGACCAGCACCGCCGACGCATCTGCGGCGGCGATTGCGGACCACCGCGAGACCAGCCTCCCCGTCGTCATCATCGGAGCAGGCCCAGTCGGGTTGGCCGCCGCCGCCCAGCTGCTCGAACGCGGCATCGAGCCGCTCGTTCTCGAGCAAGGTGACCGCGCCGGAGCTGCGATCAGCGAATGGGGCCACATCCGGCTGTTCTCGCCGTGGCGGCACGTCACCGACGCCGCCTCGGTGCGGCTGCTCGAGGCGCAGGGCTGGACGCCGCAGCACCCCGACGCGCTGCCGACCGGGCACGAGCTCGTGAAGCACTACCTCGCGCCGCTCGCTGCGACCCCGCAGCTGGAGTCGCGCATCCGCTACGGGGTCACCGTCGAGAACGTCGCGCGCGACGGCATGGATCGCACCCGGACCGCCGGGCGCGACTCGACGCCGTTCCTCGTCCGCTTCGACTCCAGCGGTGACGAGGACGAGATCCGCGCGAGGGCCGTCATCGACGCCTCCGGCACCTTCTCGACCCCGAACCCGGTGACCACATCCGGACTCGCCGCACGACATGGCGCCGAGGTCGCCGACCGGGTCACCCACGGACTTCCCGACGTGCTTGGCCGCGACCGCGCGCAGTTCGCCGGGCGCCGCGTCGCTGTCGTCGGGGCGGGGCACTCGGCTGCCAACACACTCATCGCGCTGCGCCGCCTCGCCGAGCAGGAGCCCGGCACGACCATCACCTGGGCGATCCGCTCGGCCAACCCGCACCGCGTCTTCGGATCCGACGACGACCAGCTGCCCGGCCGCGCGTCACTCGGCGCCGCCACCCGATCCCTCGTCGACGACGGCGCCGTCTCCCTGATCGATCAGTTCCTGATCGACGACGTCGAGCCGCGCGATGACGCCGTGGCGCTGGTCGGCACCCGAGCCGGACGGCCGATCGCCGTCGACGCCGACGTGATCGTCGTCGCGACCGGATTCCGGCCCGACCTCGACGGACTCCGCGAGATCCGACTCCGCCTCGATGACGTCGTCGAGGCACCGGAGAAGCTGGCCCCGCTCATCGACCCGAACGAGCACTCCTGCGGCTCCGTGCCGCCGCACGGCGTCGACGAGCTCAGCCACCCCGAGAAGGGCTTCTGGCTGGCCGGCATGAAGTCCTACGGCCGCGCACCCACGTTCCTGCTGCTCACCGGCTACGAGCAGGTGCGCTCGATCGCCGACGAGCTCGCCGGCCGCCACGACGAGGCCCGCCGCATCGAGCTCGTGCTCCCTGAAACCGGCGTCTGCTCGACCGACCTCGCCGCCAGCTCCTGCTGCGTCGTGTCGGCCGTCAGCGAGCGAGCCGCCGGCCCTGGCTTGACGTTGACCGCAAAGCCCGCCTCCTGCTGCTGA
- a CDS encoding arsenate reductase ArsC translates to MSEKPTVLFVCVHNAGRSQMAAGWLRELAGNRVEVLSAGSEPADKLNPMAVAAMSEVGIDIATAEPKILTVDAVRESDVVITMGCGDTCPIFPGKRYEDWELTDPAGKSLDDVRPIRDEIRGRIEALIAEIVPADEATA, encoded by the coding sequence ATGTCCGAGAAGCCCACCGTCCTGTTCGTGTGCGTGCACAACGCCGGCCGTTCGCAGATGGCCGCCGGGTGGCTGCGTGAGCTAGCCGGGAACCGCGTCGAGGTGCTGTCGGCAGGCAGCGAGCCCGCCGACAAGCTGAACCCGATGGCCGTGGCCGCGATGTCCGAGGTCGGCATCGACATCGCCACTGCCGAGCCCAAGATCCTCACCGTGGATGCCGTCCGCGAGTCCGACGTCGTCATCACGATGGGCTGCGGCGACACCTGCCCGATCTTCCCCGGCAAGCGCTACGAGGACTGGGAGCTCACCGACCCGGCCGGCAAGTCCCTCGACGACGTCCGCCCCATCCGCGACGAGATCCGCGGCCGCATCGAGGCGCTCATCGCCGAGATCGTCCCGGCCGACGAGGCGACCGCATGA
- a CDS encoding ArsR/SmtB family transcription factor has translation MPTAELIPLTDVSAAACCAPLTKEAIDPAGAETVARTLKALADPTRVRIVSIVASHVGQEACVCDLQEPLGLSQPTVSHHLKVLTEAGFLTRSKRGTWAYYALVPGSLDKIADLLRTV, from the coding sequence ATGCCGACCGCCGAGCTCATCCCGCTGACCGACGTCTCGGCCGCCGCCTGCTGCGCGCCTCTCACGAAGGAGGCGATCGATCCCGCCGGCGCCGAGACCGTCGCTCGCACCCTGAAGGCGCTAGCCGACCCGACCCGCGTGCGGATCGTCTCGATCGTCGCGTCGCACGTCGGCCAGGAGGCATGCGTCTGCGACCTGCAGGAGCCGCTCGGTCTGTCTCAGCCCACCGTCTCGCATCACCTCAAGGTGCTGACGGAGGCGGGCTTCCTCACCCGCTCGAAGCGCGGCACCTGGGCCTACTACGCGCTCGTGCCGGGGTCGCTCGACAAGATCGCCGATCTGCTGCGCACGGTCTGA
- a CDS encoding SDR family oxidoreductase — MDISSRTAWIVGGTSGIGLGLARRLVAAGSTVVVGGRDTTKVAALAAAHPDDADLARIETIEVDVVDPASIARARDEVLAAHPDLDLVVTMSGVMLIEDLRDPAHADAAETTVAVNLLGTIRVIDAVTPHLLARGAGDIVTVSSGIAFLPFPLMATYGATKAGVHAYSEALRAQLAGTGVNVTELVPPSVATVPEALELNPAALPLDDYLDETLALLAQEPTPNQILVQKVQMHRWAEREGSYDELVAARSAALASLPGR, encoded by the coding sequence ATGGACATCAGCTCGCGCACCGCGTGGATCGTCGGCGGCACCTCGGGCATCGGGCTCGGCCTGGCGCGTCGACTCGTCGCGGCCGGCAGCACGGTCGTCGTCGGCGGACGCGACACCACCAAGGTGGCTGCGCTCGCCGCGGCGCACCCCGACGACGCCGATCTCGCGCGCATCGAGACCATCGAGGTCGACGTCGTCGACCCCGCCTCGATCGCCCGCGCCCGCGACGAGGTGCTCGCCGCACATCCGGATCTCGACCTCGTGGTCACGATGTCGGGCGTCATGCTGATCGAGGATCTGCGCGACCCCGCCCACGCGGATGCCGCCGAGACGACCGTCGCGGTCAACCTGCTCGGCACGATCCGCGTGATCGACGCCGTCACCCCGCATCTGCTCGCGCGCGGCGCCGGCGACATCGTCACCGTCAGCTCGGGCATCGCGTTCCTGCCGTTCCCGCTCATGGCGACCTACGGCGCCACGAAGGCCGGCGTGCACGCCTACAGCGAGGCGCTGCGGGCGCAGCTCGCCGGAACCGGTGTGAACGTCACCGAGCTCGTGCCGCCGTCAGTCGCGACCGTGCCCGAGGCGCTCGAGCTCAACCCGGCCGCGCTGCCGCTCGACGACTACCTGGATGAGACGCTCGCCCTGCTCGCGCAGGAGCCGACGCCGAACCAGATCCTGGTGCAGAAGGTGCAGATGCACCGCTGGGCCGAGCGCGAGGGCAGCTACGACGAACTCGTCGCCGCCCGATCCGCTGCACTCGCGTCGCTGCCCGGCCGCTGA